A window from Mixophyes fleayi isolate aMixFle1 chromosome 12, aMixFle1.hap1, whole genome shotgun sequence encodes these proteins:
- the MAP4K5 gene encoding mitogen-activated protein kinase kinase kinase kinase 5 isoform X1 → MEHSTSRPSADILRKNPQQDFELIQRVGSGTYGDVYKARNLQTGELAAVKIIKLEPGDDFSLIQQEIFMVKECKHTNIVAYFGSYLCREKLWICMEYCGGGSLQDIYHVTGPLTENQISYMCRETLQGLAYLHIKGKMHRDIKGANILLTDNGDVKLADFGVAAKITATIAKRKSFIGTPYWMAPEVAAVEKNGGYNQLCDIWAVGITAIELGELQPPLFDLHPMRALFLMSKSNFQPPKLKEKLKWTPVFHNFVKIALTKNPKKRPTAERLLTHTFVAQGGLSRLLALELLDKVNNPDHHHHYIEPDDDDLEHIPAVRHTIRSMNKAMRAERTASELNFDKLQFEPPLRKETEANEMGNSRDNEFSHNWNPFSNGASNDSTMKRAVPPPLPPKPVRMNSCPEENMADDERSNTIKHQPDHRAPQIHRRQSSPGCGRHTAPAHNALTSSISSPGLSSSKFFEMGNGESPLRLNSPVGEGTKPQLPQKKDKKDFPKPTINGLPPTPKVLMGACFSKVFDGCPLKINCATSWIHPDTKDQYIIFGTEDGIYTLNLNELHETTMEQLFPRKCTWLYIINNTLMSLSEGKTLQLYSHNLIGLFEHAKKPGLAAHIQTHRFPDRILPRKFALTTKIPDTKGCHKCCIVRNPYTGHKYLCGALPSGIVLLQWYEPMQKFMLIRHFDFPLPSPLKVFEMLVIPEQEYPMVCVAVSKGVDTNQVVQFETINLSSASSWFTQIGTEGHQIDAIHVTQLERDTVLVCLEHYVKIVNLQGKLKSSRKLASELSFKFHIESVVCLQDSVLAFWKHGMQGKNFKSNEVTQEISDESRVFRLLGSDRVVVLESRPTSNPTAHSNLYILAGHENSY, encoded by the exons GTGACGACTTTTCCCTAATacagcaagaaatatttatgGTGAAGGAATGTAAACACACCAATATTGTGGCTTACTTCGGCAGCTATCTCTG CCGGGAGAAATTATGGATCTGCATGGAGTATTGCGGTGGTGGCTCTCTGCAGGACATATACCATG TTACTGGGCCACTCACAGAAAACCAAATTTCCTATATGTGTCGGGAGACCTTACAG GGTCTGGCATATTTGCACATTAAGGGGAAAATGCACAGAGATATTAAG GGTGCCAACATACTACTTACCGACAATGGAGATGTCAAACTAG CGGACTTTGGAGTGGCAGCGAAAATAACAGCAACAATCGCCAAGAGAAAATCTTTTATTGGAACACCATACTG GATGGCTCCAGAAGTAGCCGCCGTGGAGAAGAACGGAGGGTACAACCAGCTGTGCGACATCTGGGCCGTCGGCATCACTGCCATAGAACTGGGAGAGCTGCAGCCGCCATTGTTTGATCTCCACCCAATGAG AGCGTTGTTCCTAATGTCTAAGAGCAATTTCCAGCCTCCTAAGCTAAAGGAGAAACTGAAATG GACTCCGGTGTTTCATAACTTTGTCAAAATTGCTCTCACCAAAAACCCAAAGAAACGGCCAACTGCAGAGCGCCTGCTGACG CACACCTTTGTAGCGCAAGGTGGACTCTCCAGATTACTGGCGTTGGAGCTCCTGGATAAGGTGAACAACCCCGACCACCATCACCATTATATCGAGCCCGATGACGATGACCTTGAG CACATCCCTGCGGTCCGACATACCATCCGCTCTATGAACAAAGCTATGAGAGCAGAGAGGACGGCGTCTGAGCTCAACT tTGACAAGCTGCAGTTTGAGCCCCCGCTCAGGAAGGAGACCGAAGCCAATGAAATG gGCAACAGCCGGGATAACGAATTTTCACATAACTGGAATCCTTTTTCCAATGGAGCGAGCAATGA CTCTACAATGAAACGCGCCGTTCCCCCACCACTACCTCCCAAG CCGGTGAGAATGAACAGCTGCCCTGAGGAAAACATGGCCGACGACGAGAGATCCAACACCATTAAACACCAACCGGATCACAGAGCCCCCCAGATCCATCGGAGGCAGAGCTCCCCAGGTTGTGGTCGCCACACAGCGCCCGCTCATAATGCCCTCACTAGCAGCATCAGCAGCCCAGGACTGTCCAGCAGTAAATTCTTTGAGATGG GTAATGGAGAAAGTCCTTTGAGATTGAACAGTCCTGTTGGAGAAGGCACCAAACCGCAGCTACCACAGAAGAAAGACAAGAAGGATTTTCCG AAACCTACAATCAATGGATTGCCACCAACACCAAAAGTCTTG ATGGGAGCTTGTTTTTCCAAAGTGTTTGACGGATGCCCTTTGAAGATAAATTGTGCAACATCCTGGATACACCCAGATACCAAAG ACCAGTATATCATCTTTGGCACGGAGGATGGCATTTACACCCTAAACCTGAATGAACTCCATGAGACCACGATGGAACAG CTGTTTCCTCGGAAGTGTACGTGGCTGTACATTATTAATAATACCCTCATGTCCTTGTCAG AAG GCAAAACTCTGCAACTTTATTCACACAATCTAATAGGTCTGTTTGAACATGCCAAAAAGCCTGGCCTAGCTGCCCATATCCAAACACATCGCTTTCCAGATAGGATATTACCTAG AAAGTTTGCCCTCACTACAAAGATCCCAGACACAAAGGGCTGCCACAAGTGCTGTATTG TTAGGAACCCGTACACAGGACACAAGTATCTGTGTGGGGCGCTGCCCTCTGGCATCGTGCTGTTGCAGTGGTATGAACCCATGCAGAAATTCATGTTGATACGG CACTTTGACTTCCCCCTTCCAAGTCCCCTGAAAGTGTTTGAAATGCTGGTAATCCCGGAGCAGGAGTACCCCATGGTGTGTGTAGCCGTCAGCAAAGGTGTAGACACAAATCAAGTTGTACAGTTTGAAACCATTAACCTGAGCTCGGCCTCCTCCTGGTTTACGCAGATCGGCACAG AGGGTCACCAGATTGATGCTATACATGTGACACAGCTGGAGAGAGACACAGTCTTGGTCTGCCTAGAAC attacgtGAAAATAGTCAACCTTCAGGGAAAACTTAAATCAAGTCGAAAACTGGCCTCAGAATTGAGCTTTAAGTTTCACATTGAGTCTGTAG TGTGTCTGCAGGACAGCGTGTTGGCGTTCTGGAAACACGGCATGCAGGGGAAAAACTTTAAATCGAACGAG gtTACACAGGAGATTTCTGATGAATCCAGAGTCTTCCGTCTATTAGGATCAGACAG GGTCGTTGTTTTGGAGAG
- the MAP4K5 gene encoding mitogen-activated protein kinase kinase kinase kinase 5 isoform X2 yields MEHSTSRPSADILRKNPQQDFELIQRVGSGTYGDVYKARNLQTGELAAVKIIKLEPGDDFSLIQQEIFMVKECKHTNIVAYFGSYLCREKLWICMEYCGGGSLQDIYHVTGPLTENQISYMCRETLQGLAYLHIKGKMHRDIKGANILLTDNGDVKLADFGVAAKITATIAKRKSFIGTPYWMAPEVAAVEKNGGYNQLCDIWAVGITAIELGELQPPLFDLHPMRALFLMSKSNFQPPKLKEKLKWTPVFHNFVKIALTKNPKKRPTAERLLTHTFVAQGGLSRLLALELLDKVNNPDHHHHYIEPDDDDLEHIPAVRHTIRSMNKAMRAERTASELNFDKLQFEPPLRKETEANEMGNSRDNEFSHNWNPFSNGASNDSTMKRAVPPPLPPKPVRMNSCPEENMADDERSNTIKHQPDHRAPQIHRRQSSPGNGESPLRLNSPVGEGTKPQLPQKKDKKDFPKPTINGLPPTPKVLMGACFSKVFDGCPLKINCATSWIHPDTKDQYIIFGTEDGIYTLNLNELHETTMEQLFPRKCTWLYIINNTLMSLSEGKTLQLYSHNLIGLFEHAKKPGLAAHIQTHRFPDRILPRKFALTTKIPDTKGCHKCCIVRNPYTGHKYLCGALPSGIVLLQWYEPMQKFMLIRHFDFPLPSPLKVFEMLVIPEQEYPMVCVAVSKGVDTNQVVQFETINLSSASSWFTQIGTEGHQIDAIHVTQLERDTVLVCLEHYVKIVNLQGKLKSSRKLASELSFKFHIESVVCLQDSVLAFWKHGMQGKNFKSNEVTQEISDESRVFRLLGSDRVVVLESRPTSNPTAHSNLYILAGHENSY; encoded by the exons GTGACGACTTTTCCCTAATacagcaagaaatatttatgGTGAAGGAATGTAAACACACCAATATTGTGGCTTACTTCGGCAGCTATCTCTG CCGGGAGAAATTATGGATCTGCATGGAGTATTGCGGTGGTGGCTCTCTGCAGGACATATACCATG TTACTGGGCCACTCACAGAAAACCAAATTTCCTATATGTGTCGGGAGACCTTACAG GGTCTGGCATATTTGCACATTAAGGGGAAAATGCACAGAGATATTAAG GGTGCCAACATACTACTTACCGACAATGGAGATGTCAAACTAG CGGACTTTGGAGTGGCAGCGAAAATAACAGCAACAATCGCCAAGAGAAAATCTTTTATTGGAACACCATACTG GATGGCTCCAGAAGTAGCCGCCGTGGAGAAGAACGGAGGGTACAACCAGCTGTGCGACATCTGGGCCGTCGGCATCACTGCCATAGAACTGGGAGAGCTGCAGCCGCCATTGTTTGATCTCCACCCAATGAG AGCGTTGTTCCTAATGTCTAAGAGCAATTTCCAGCCTCCTAAGCTAAAGGAGAAACTGAAATG GACTCCGGTGTTTCATAACTTTGTCAAAATTGCTCTCACCAAAAACCCAAAGAAACGGCCAACTGCAGAGCGCCTGCTGACG CACACCTTTGTAGCGCAAGGTGGACTCTCCAGATTACTGGCGTTGGAGCTCCTGGATAAGGTGAACAACCCCGACCACCATCACCATTATATCGAGCCCGATGACGATGACCTTGAG CACATCCCTGCGGTCCGACATACCATCCGCTCTATGAACAAAGCTATGAGAGCAGAGAGGACGGCGTCTGAGCTCAACT tTGACAAGCTGCAGTTTGAGCCCCCGCTCAGGAAGGAGACCGAAGCCAATGAAATG gGCAACAGCCGGGATAACGAATTTTCACATAACTGGAATCCTTTTTCCAATGGAGCGAGCAATGA CTCTACAATGAAACGCGCCGTTCCCCCACCACTACCTCCCAAG CCGGTGAGAATGAACAGCTGCCCTGAGGAAAACATGGCCGACGACGAGAGATCCAACACCATTAAACACCAACCGGATCACAGAGCCCCCCAGATCCATCGGAGGCAGAGCTCCCCAG GTAATGGAGAAAGTCCTTTGAGATTGAACAGTCCTGTTGGAGAAGGCACCAAACCGCAGCTACCACAGAAGAAAGACAAGAAGGATTTTCCG AAACCTACAATCAATGGATTGCCACCAACACCAAAAGTCTTG ATGGGAGCTTGTTTTTCCAAAGTGTTTGACGGATGCCCTTTGAAGATAAATTGTGCAACATCCTGGATACACCCAGATACCAAAG ACCAGTATATCATCTTTGGCACGGAGGATGGCATTTACACCCTAAACCTGAATGAACTCCATGAGACCACGATGGAACAG CTGTTTCCTCGGAAGTGTACGTGGCTGTACATTATTAATAATACCCTCATGTCCTTGTCAG AAG GCAAAACTCTGCAACTTTATTCACACAATCTAATAGGTCTGTTTGAACATGCCAAAAAGCCTGGCCTAGCTGCCCATATCCAAACACATCGCTTTCCAGATAGGATATTACCTAG AAAGTTTGCCCTCACTACAAAGATCCCAGACACAAAGGGCTGCCACAAGTGCTGTATTG TTAGGAACCCGTACACAGGACACAAGTATCTGTGTGGGGCGCTGCCCTCTGGCATCGTGCTGTTGCAGTGGTATGAACCCATGCAGAAATTCATGTTGATACGG CACTTTGACTTCCCCCTTCCAAGTCCCCTGAAAGTGTTTGAAATGCTGGTAATCCCGGAGCAGGAGTACCCCATGGTGTGTGTAGCCGTCAGCAAAGGTGTAGACACAAATCAAGTTGTACAGTTTGAAACCATTAACCTGAGCTCGGCCTCCTCCTGGTTTACGCAGATCGGCACAG AGGGTCACCAGATTGATGCTATACATGTGACACAGCTGGAGAGAGACACAGTCTTGGTCTGCCTAGAAC attacgtGAAAATAGTCAACCTTCAGGGAAAACTTAAATCAAGTCGAAAACTGGCCTCAGAATTGAGCTTTAAGTTTCACATTGAGTCTGTAG TGTGTCTGCAGGACAGCGTGTTGGCGTTCTGGAAACACGGCATGCAGGGGAAAAACTTTAAATCGAACGAG gtTACACAGGAGATTTCTGATGAATCCAGAGTCTTCCGTCTATTAGGATCAGACAG GGTCGTTGTTTTGGAGAG